A stretch of DNA from Thermoanaerobaculia bacterium:
GGTGTGCTCGGTGGGAGAGGGGGGCAGTGTGAAGAAGAGGATCAGCCGGTAACATCCCGAAGCGATTTCGTCCGCGAATCCCCGGAAATGAACCCGGGATCGTAACGGGGAACAGGGGCAGGGGGCGGGATCGGGAAGGTCATTGGCCCAGAAGAGCCGTTCCAGCATGGCGAAGGGATCCTGATACTGTGAAGGAAGGAAGGGATAGAGCTCGTCAAAGCGTTCCAGGATCAGGGCCAGGATGGCGGGATCCTGAGCGGCGCTGGCGAAATAGTCACGGTAGACATTTTCATCATGGGGAAACCGGGAGAGCTCCGGGAAGTAGAGGCGGTCACAGGCGGAATGACTGGCCTGAAGGGCCGCACGTTCCCGATTCAGTCCGGCATCGGGTACCTTGAGAATCGAGAAATCCTGGATCTGCTGAAAGAGCCGGCAGGGGTCCGCGGGAGATGCAATCAGCAATGCAGCCAGATACAGATGGATCAATGATTCTCTCCTTCCTTCTCTTCATCAAAGTAGCCCTCTTCGATAAGCGTCCGGACCTTTTCCGTGTATTCAGTCCCCATGATTTCTCCGGGTTTGGGCTCGTAAAACTGAAACTGGAGGTAGTAAGGCAGCTGGATGATGCGGTGCCACTCGTCACTGCAGATCTCGGTGGGCTGGGTCCCGGGAAGAAAGGCCTCCTGAATGACCGAGGGGCAGGAAGAGGAGGCAAGAAGACCGGTCGTGCGATCGATCCGGGCGAAGGCAAGGCCCGGCGGAACCGAAAAGGACTCAACCGGTTCCAGGCCTTCCCGTGCGATGTATTCCATGACGGATTTCCAGACCGGAAGGGCGGCTTCGGCACCGGGCATTCGTTTTCCAAGAGGAATCTTGGTCTCATTCCCCACCCACACTCCGACGGTATAGGAGGGAGAATACCCGACAAACCATGCGTCGGTATAGGCATTGGTCGTTCCTGTCTTGCCGGCAAGGGGAAGAGGGATCGATCGGGCCGCGACCCCGGTTCCCCGCTGAATCACTCCCTCCAGACATGAACTGGTCAGGTAGGCGATCGTGGGGTGAAGGGAAGCGGTCGTTTCGGGTGCGTGCTGTTCCAGGAGGGCGCCATTCCGGGTGATCGAGGTGATCAGGTACGGTTCGACATGGGTCCCCAGATTGGGAAAGACGGTGTAGGCCGCCGTCAGTTCCATCGGAGTTATGTCGGCGGCGCCCAGTGCGGACGAAGCGTAGGGCGGGATGGATGAGGTGATGCCGCAGGCCTTTGCGGTCCGGATGACATTCTCCGGGCCTACAAGTAAAAAGAGCTTGACGGCGCAGACATTGAGAGAGCGCTCCAGTGCGTCCCGCAGTGTGACAATACCGTAGTAACGCTTGTAATAGTTTGTGGGGCTGTAGTCGGGATTACCCGTTTCGGAGATGAGGTAGATCGGACTGTCAAAGATCGTGTCGGCCCAGGACCAACCCTGCTCCAGGGCCGTAGCGTAGACGAAGGGTTTAAACGCGCTTCCCGGCTGACGCATGGCCTGCGTGGCCCGGTTCCATTCTGAAAGGGAAAAATCATACCCTCCCACCATGGCCAGAACCTGGCCGGAGGCATTATCCAGGACGACAACGGCTCCCTGGGTCAGGGGAACCTGGGAAAGGCGGAGGGTCTTATCCTCGTTGAGATAGAACCTGGCAATATCTCCCACCTGGAGGAGCCGGTTCAGCGGTTTCCCGATCCAATCGTAACCTGAAGGTTCCAGAGTGAAGGAGAACGAAGCGATCCGGACCGTGGCGGTGCGGTCATCCCTTCGCACAACGAGACCGTCGTAAAGGCGGTCGGGAACGAGGTGGGAGAGTCCTCTCCAGGAAGAATGGCGGTAGGTCTGCAGGTCGGGATTTTCCTTGGAAACATTCACGATTCCTTCCGCCCGGTACCCCTTCTTCTCATCGATGACGTGAAGCTGGCGCTTCAGGGCGGCTTCCGCAACACGCTGAAGGTTCATGTCCAGCGTAGTCTGGACCTGAAGACCCTGCTGGTAAAGGGCTTCAGGACCGTAGGTCCGTTCGAGGTGACGACGGATCTCCTCGGCAAAATACTTACCTGTGAGCTCGGCCGGATTCTCCGGGCGGAGGTCAAGGGGGCGCGCCTGGATCTGTTTCGCCTGCTCTGCCGTTAAGTATCCGATGCGCTGGAGGCGCTGAATGACCCAGTTTCTTCGTCCTATGGCCCGATCCGGGTACTGAAAGGGATTATAACGGCTGGGACCCTGGGGCAGGCCGGCCAGGAGTGCGGCCTGGTGGATGAGGAGCTGATCCGGGCTCTTGTTGAAGTACCGCTTCGATGCTGCCGCAATTCCATAACTGCCCGAACCCAGGTAGACCATGTTGCAGTACATGGCCAGGATTTCATCCTTGGTGAGCCGCTTTTCAAGGTCAAAGGTCAGGATGGCTTCTTCGATCTTTCGTTTGATCGTCTTTTTTTTGGTCAGGTAGAGTTCGCGGGCAAGCTGCTGGGTGATTGTACTGCCTCCCTGGGAATAACTGCCGCTTCGAATGTCGCTCAGAATGGCCCGGACAATGCTCTTGATATGAATTCCACCGTGGGTGTAAAACTCGGAATCTTCCGCAGCCAGGACACAGGCTCGGACCATAAAGGGAATCTCGTCCGGGCGCAGGGGAATTCTTTCTTCGATGGCATACCGGGCAAAGATCTTCCCGTCCCGGGCGTAGAGCTGTGTGGTTCGAGGTGGAGCCAGGCGTGTGACTCCCTCCACTTTGGGAACCTCGAAGACCCGACCCGTCAGGACCCCGGCGAGGGCGCCCAGAAGAATGGGAAGGGCCAGAAGGATCAGGATTTTCCGGGAACGGCGCATGGAACCGTAGGATAACATACGGCCCGCGACGCGTCCATGGATTTGCGGGGGTTATCGCTTTCGAAATCTCCGCAGCAGAGATGAAAACCCGGACTCCCTCCAGCGGGGAAGAGCGTCCATCGCGCACGCTTCTCCCCTGTCAATCAGGGAATCGATTTCCTCGAAATCGTACCAGGGTATGGATGTAACTTCCGGAGTCAGGGCCAGGTCGGCCCGCTCCAGGTGTAGACGGGTCAATTCCATGGAGGTGATCTGGTGAGAGCGCTGCAGGGTCTCGAAGATATTTTCATCATCGGCCATGGGAGCCAGGCCCTCACCGACGTGGACCGCGATCACGGGTTCCCGGGCCCGGGAACGAGCCGTCATGACCGGAACCACGTCCGTGACACATCCGTCCAGAAGGTGCATGGAGTTCCTCCGGAGTGGAGGGAAGACCCCGGGGATGCTGGAAGAGGCCAGAATGGCGTCCCGCAGGAGACCCCGGTCCAGTTCGATCCTCCTTCCCGTAGCGATGTCGGATGCCACGGCAACAAAGGGAATGACTGTGGCATCAAACGTCAGATCGGGTACAAGTTCCTCGACAGCGTGGATCAGGCGTTTCTGTTCAAAGACACTTTGCTTGGCCAGGGAGATGTGGAGCATGACCCGGTCCCGGATTCTCTGTCCCAGGATTCCGAGGGCCGAAGGGTTCTCCTGCCGCTTTAACCGGGAAAGACCCGACCTCCGATAGGCATCGCTCTTCAGAAAGGCTTTGATATGGGTTTCGATCTGATAGGCGTCCATTCCCAGGGCATAGAGCGATCCAACGATGGCCCCCATGCTCGTTCCCGCGATGAAGGCAGGCCGGATATCCAGCTTTTCCAGGGCACGCAGAACACCAATATGGGCCAGGCCCCGGGCGCCTCCTCCACCCAGAGCCAGAGCGGCGGAATGCTTTTTGAACAGCATGAAACTATTGTATCACCGGCAGGGTAGGGGTAGGATGAAACCATGGCTGTTTCCCTGGTCGTCGTGAACTACTTTTCATCCCGTGAACTGGCCCGTCTTCTGGACTCTCCCCACGGGTGCGATGAAGTCATTGTCGTAGATCATTCGGAAAGCGCGGGGGAGGCAGAAGCCCTGGATTCCCTTCCCATCGACCGTCTCATCGTCCGGAACAATTCGGGATATGGAGACGGCCTCAATCATGGTGTTTCCCGGGCGAAGGGAGACGTCGTCCTTCTGGCCAACCCGGACCTGGTGTTTGGGAAAGGGGCGACGGAAGCGCTTACATCGGTTGTACAGAATGAGAAGGTAGGCGCGGCTGGCCCCCGGTTCTGGTGGGGAACGGAGAGGAACTGGCTCCTTCCCCACGCGTATGACCTTTCCTTTCGGTCGGAATGGATGAGCCGCTGGATGCCCCGGCGGAACACGCTCCGCTATTTGACAGCACAGACAAAATTCTGGAAGACCGGAAAAACCATCGATTGTCCTGTCCTCTCCGGCGCCATCCTGGCCATGCGGAGAGAAGTCTTTACTTCCCTTGGAGGGTTTGATCCGAAGTACTTTCTCTTCTTTGAGGAGAATGATCTTGCCAGAAGGCTGATTCGATCGGGGTACAGGCTGAAGATGGTTCCGGAGGCTGAAATTCACCACGGCGTGGGCTGTTCGCTGGGACCGTCGACCTATGAAGATGCTCATCTGCAAAGCCTTCAACGATTCCGACACCTTCATTTCCCCCTGTGGTACCGTCTTCTCTATCCCCATCCCCCTCCTGAAGCCGGCCTTGCGTGGAAAGAGAGATCTTCTGTCGCTCTTCACAGTGAAGATGTCCTTCTCCTCTCACCCCACGCCTCCTTCATCCCGTCCGCCGCGCGATTGGTCCGGGAGGGGGATACCCTGACCGCTCTGCCTCCCATTCCGGCGGATCAGGGGTCCCGTTTCCATCTGGCGGTTCTCTCCGGTTCCACCCTTGGGTATGCCGGAGAGATTCAGGTAGAATAGGTTCCGTGGAGGAAAGAAACTACGTTCCCTATGAATCGAGCCTCCTTCCGGGAGAGCGCTTTGTTGTTCTGGCTCCCCATCCCGATGATGAGGTTCTCGGCGCCGGAGGGTCCATGGCTCTTCTTGCGGCGCAGGGCAGGAAGGTTCATGTCCATATCCTGACCGGAGGATCGGAGCAGGGGGATCCTGAAACACGCCAGAGTGAAAGTCGGAAGGCAATGGAAACACTGGGGATCGATGAACCGACCTTCCACGACTTTCCCGATCGGGGACTTTCCTCCCGGGAAGGGGATCTGAAAGAGCTGATCCTTTCCATCCTCCATGAAGAAAACCCGGACTGCCTCATCCTTCCGGGACCCCATGAAGCCCATCCGGACCATCGTGCCCTGGCCGCGGTTCTCCTTACCCTCCTGCATGAACTGCGGCCGGGAGATCGGGACTTCGGGCTGATCCGGGACCTCACCCTGGCCTTCATGGAGATTTCCCTTCCTCAGCAGATCAACCATCTTGTCGATATTTCCTCCGTGATTGAAACAAAATCCCGCGCGCTGGCCCTTTTTTCATCCCAGCAGGCATTCCGGGACTACGCGGAAAAGATGGCCGGGCTCAATGCGTACCGTTCCACGACCCTGCTGCCTCCCGCCACCCACGCGGAAGGCTTTCGGGTCATGGCCGCGGGAAGCGCGGCTCTCCATCCTCTGACCGATTTCTTCCCGCAGGGGCTTCCATTCGCACCCGCCTCTCCCACCATCTCGATTTCTCTCATTATCCGGACGCGCAACCGTCTCTCTCTGCTGGAGGAAGCGCTTCGCAGTGTCTCGGAAGCCGAAGCGCCGCCCGAGCAGGTGATCGTCGTCAACGATGGAGGCGAGGATCCAGGTCCTGTCGTGAGCCGGTTTTCCACCCTTCCCGTGGAGGTGATCTCCTTCCCCGCCTGCAGGGGTCGGGGGGTTGCAGCCAATGAAGGCCTGCGCCGTTCCTCACAGGATGCCGTAGCCTTTCTGGACGATGACGATATCGTCTATCCTGAGCACTTTCAGACACTTCGAAGAGCAATGGGGCATGCGAATGTGGGCGTTGTGTACAGTGATGCCGTCTCCACCATCCATGGATGGGACGATAACGGGACGCCCCTTCCGCCTGAAAGGCACCTCTCCTACGGACGGGACTTTGATCCGGACCTTCTTCTCTACGATAACTACATTCCCTTTCATACCCTTCTCATCCGAAGATCCCTAATCGATCAGTCCGGGCTCCTCAGGGAGGATCTCGATCTATTCGAGGATTGGGAATTTCTCATCCGGCTCTCTTCCCTGACTCCCTTTCACCACGTTCGAAGGGTTACCTGTGCCTATCGACACTTCCGTCAGGGAGCCACGCTGGGCGTGGACCCCACTTCAAGGCAGGATTTTTCCCGGGCTCGATGCAGGGTTCTGGAACTTACCCGGGAGAAGCGGTCTCCGGAGGTGGAAGAACGGGTTGTGAGGCGCCTTCGAATCACCCTGGACCAGACCCGGGAGAAGCTCGTGGAGTTTGAGGGGGAACTGCAGTACCATCGCCGGACCTCCGAACAGCTTTCCCGGGAAGTCCATCGGCTGGGGAGCGATCTGGGACAGGTTTCCGATGCCCTCCATCGGGAGCGGGGAGAATGGGAGAAAGAAAGACTCGAGTCCAGGGATCAGGTAGTCGCCGTCCGGGAGGAGCTGGGGGAGCGGGAAGAAGCGCTGAAAAAGCTCCAGCTGGAAAATAGCCAGCATCAGGACCATCTGCGGGCCGCCTTTGAAGAGATCGAGCGGCTGAACGGGATCCTGAGTCAGATTTATGCGTCCCGTACCTGGAAACTGCATACCATGGCGGAGCGGCTGAAGGGACGGAAGGGCTAGGTCTTTCCGTGCGCATTGCCGTCATCAGTGATTCCCACGACAACCTGAAAGCTGTGGAACGGTTTCAGTCCCATGTGACATCTCATCCGCCCGACCTCATCCTTCACGCGGGCGACATCGTGGCACCCTTTACGGCCCGGCTCTTTCTCGAGATCGCCATCCCCATCCGGGCCGTCTACGGAAACAATGACGGGGAAACGGGCGGTCTGGCATCCCTCTTTACCGGTATTCACTCCATCCAGAGGCCGCCCTTCACAGGAGAGTTCGGCGGGAGGAAGATCTTCATGGTTCACGATCTTGCAACGGAGGGAGACCTTATCAGGCGGGAGTGTCCCGACGTGGTGATCCACGGACATACTCACCGCCTGGAAATGGTACGAAGGGACGGCTGTCTCTATCTCAATCCCGGTGAACTGGGGGGCTGGGTGACCGGGAAATCAACCTTTATGATGCTGGAAACTGAAAACGTATCTGTCGAGAAGGTCGACCTGGAGGTGAGGCCATGACCGTTGAGCATCCGATGATCCTTGGAGGAAAGGAAGTTCTCACGGGGGATCTGCTTCCCGTGGTCAATCCCTTTACCGGTGAGACTGTGGCCTGTGTGCACCGGGCGGGAGAGGGGGAGGTGGAGTCGGCCATTACGCTGGCCGCCAGGGGTGCGGAGGCCATGAAGGCTCTTCCCCTGCATCGGCGATCAGAGATCCTGACCGGTGCGGCAGTGCGTCTGAAAGACAAACGGGAGCATGTTGCGCGGACGATTTCGGAGGAGGCAGGAAAGCCCCTCCGTGCAGCCCGGGCCGAAGTCGATCGAGCCATCTTCACCTTTGAACTGGGGGCCTCCGAGGCCGGACGTGTGTCGGGAGAGATTCTTCCCCTCGACCTGGTCCCCTGGGGAGAGGGTGCCCGGGCCTACGTGGAGCGATTTCCCATCGGGACCATCGTGGCGATCACTCCCTTCAACTTTCCCCTCAACCTGGTTGCCCACAAGCTGTCTCCCGCATTTGCTTCGGGCAACAGCGTGATTCTCAAGCCTTCCTCGGAAACACCCGTGACTTCCCTGGTTCTTGCCGGCCTTCTCTATGATGCCGGCCTGCCTCCGGAGGCCCTCTCCGTCCTTCCCATGGCCTCCACACTGGCCCCTCTGCTGATTTCCGATCCGCGGCCCGCCATGGTTACCTTCACCGGGTCTCCCCAGGTCGGGTGGCCCCTGAAGGGGCTGGCCGGCAAGAAGAAAGTCACGTTGGAACTGGGGGGAAACGCCGCCGTCATCGTGCACCATGACTGGGACGTGGAAGACGCAGTCCGTAAGTGCATCGCGGGCGGGTATGGCTACTCGGGGCAATCCTGCATCTCGGTTCAGCGGATTTATATCCATGCCGACGGTTACGAATCCTTCAAAAGCCGGTTGATTCAGGGAGTGCGGGCATTGAAATCCGGAGACCCAATGAAAGAGGATACCGATGTGGGTCCCCTGATCACGGAGAGTGCGGCTCGAAGTGTCGAGGAGATGATCCGTGAGGCATGTTCGAACGGAGCCTCTCTCCTCACGGGTGGAGACCGGAAGGGATCCATGGTGGAACCCGCAATCCTTGAAGGCGTCGGAAAGAACCAGAAGATCTATCGCCAGGAAGTCTTCGGTCCCGTGACCCTTCTGGAACCCTATGAAGATTTTGACCGGGCCCTCGCGGCCGTCAATGACAGCGACTACGGTCTCCAGGCCGGGCTGTTTACACGTGACGCCTATCGGATCCGGAAGGCCTTCGAATGCCTTGAGGTGGGAGGTCTGGTCGTGGGTCAGGCGTCCGCGTACCGGATCGACCATCAGCCCTATGGCGGAGCAAAGGATTCGGGCTTTGGACGGGAGGGGGTCCGCTACGCCATGGAGGAAATGACGGAGAGGAAGGTTCTGATTGTCACAACCTGACGGACGGCATCCTCCCTGTCCAATCCTGACCCTCCTGACCGATTTCGGATGGCGCGACAGCTATGTGGGAGAGGTGAAAGGCGTCCTGCTCTCTTCCTGCCCCGGCATCCACCTGGTGGATCTCTCCCATGACATTCCCCCGGGGAATATCTGGCATGGAGCCTATGTCCTGGCGCGCCAGCTGATTCACTTTCCCGGAGAGGCCGTACATCTTGCGGTGGTCGATCCCGGTGTGGGAAGCGAAAGAAAGGTGCTCATGGCTCATTCCCGCCATGGCACAATTGTCGCCCCGGACAATGGGCTCCTGACCTTCGCCATGGAATGGATCCCGGATCTGGCCATCCGATGGGTGGTCACCCCTCCTTCCGGGCAGATATCCCCGACCTTCCATGGCCGGGATCTCTTTGCCCCCCTGGCCGCGAAGCTTGCGTCCGGTGAAGATCTGGATGGGATGACCCGGCCCCTGGACCGGCCCGTACGGCTGAGCTACGAACCGCCGGAAAAGAGGGGATCCTGCTGGACCGGAACGGTCCTTCACATTGACCATTTTGGAAATGTGATTACCGATATCCCGATCAAGGAACTGCGGGGAGCCTGCCGGATCGGACCTCACGTAATATCGGCCTGGGCCCGATGCTTTGCAGAAGCTGAATCCGGGTCTCCCTTTCTCTATTCAGGTTCAGGCGGAACCATGGAAATTGCCCTTCCCGGCGAGCCGGCCCATCTCCGCCTGAGTGTTTCCAGAGGACAGAAGGTCATCCTCGAACTCTGAGGAAGGTAGCAGGCTCCGGCTCACGCACCTGCGTCCATCATGAAGGGTCGCCTTTCCCGGGATTGTGCCGGTACGCGATGACCCGGACCTTTTCCATCGTCACCAGGCCCTCGTGAATGATGTGATCCAGTTCGGGAAGAAAGGCCTCGATCTTTTCGCCGGTATCCACGATTTCGATTACGATGGGGAGATCTTCCGAGAGCCGAAGTACCTTCGATGTGTGGATCCGGCTGTTGGCGCCGAACCCGAGAAACCCGCGAAGAACCGTGGCTCCTGCCAGGCCTCGCTGACGGGCCTTTTCCACAATAACTTCGTGGAGGGGTCTGCCTTCAACCCGATCGCTTTCACCGACAAAGATTCGCAGGAGAAATGCCTCGAAGGGAAGTTTCATTGAACCAGCCTCCTTTTACACCATTCGCGCCAGGACGGTCCCGGCCAGAAGTGCGATCAGGCCGAGACCATTTTGAAGGAGCAAATTTGCCGCTGCGTAGAGCCACTCTGCGGACCGGATCAGCTCACCCGTCTCCAGGATTGCGGCGGAAAATGTCGTGAACGCACCCATAAAACCAACAAGGATGAGAGTGCGGGTACCCGAGGGAACAGGCCACCGATGCTCGAACAGAGTCCACAGGAAACCTGCCAGGAAGCAACCGGTCAGGTTGACGACGACGGTTCCCCAGGGGAAGGACGAACCCAGTACCCGGTGCGTCCATCCCGCCAGACCGTACCGGGTCAGGGTTCCCAGTGCCCCGGCGCATGCAAGCCATGCCAGCTTTTGAACCATCAGGAAGTCCTCCTTGTCGGATTGAGCCGTGTTGGGTCCGAACGGGGGGAATACGTCCGCAGGGAACCGTATTCCCGACCGCGGTTTCTATTGTAGCAATCCCGGTTCAGGGGATGAAGCTCGTAGCGCCGTTCCTTCCATCCGGATGCCCCGGCCCTTCAGAAAACAATTAGGCTTCTGTCGAATAGATAGACTATAATGACGCCATGAAGATAGATAAGATTCATGTTACGTGTCCCCACTGTCAGGCCCGTCTCACGGTGGACCGGGAAACGGGAGATCTGCTTGCTTCTGAAGTGTCGCGGGAAAAGAACAAAATATCGTTGGAGGATCGATTAAAGGCCCTGGACAGCGAGAAGGAACGGTCCGATGAAATCTTTCAGCAGCAGATGAAGGCTCTGGAAGATAAAGACCGGCTTCTCGAAGAGAAATTCAAGGAAGCCGTTAAGAAATCGAAGGAAAGCGATCCCGGAAAGCCGATACGAGATATCGATCTGGATTGATCATTCCAAATCAGGCAG
This window harbors:
- a CDS encoding PBP1A family penicillin-binding protein → MRRSRKILILLALPILLGALAGVLTGRVFEVPKVEGVTRLAPPRTTQLYARDGKIFARYAIEERIPLRPDEIPFMVRACVLAAEDSEFYTHGGIHIKSIVRAILSDIRSGSYSQGGSTITQQLARELYLTKKKTIKRKIEEAILTFDLEKRLTKDEILAMYCNMVYLGSGSYGIAAASKRYFNKSPDQLLIHQAALLAGLPQGPSRYNPFQYPDRAIGRRNWVIQRLQRIGYLTAEQAKQIQARPLDLRPENPAELTGKYFAEEIRRHLERTYGPEALYQQGLQVQTTLDMNLQRVAEAALKRQLHVIDEKKGYRAEGIVNVSKENPDLQTYRHSSWRGLSHLVPDRLYDGLVVRRDDRTATVRIASFSFTLEPSGYDWIGKPLNRLLQVGDIARFYLNEDKTLRLSQVPLTQGAVVVLDNASGQVLAMVGGYDFSLSEWNRATQAMRQPGSAFKPFVYATALEQGWSWADTIFDSPIYLISETGNPDYSPTNYYKRYYGIVTLRDALERSLNVCAVKLFLLVGPENVIRTAKACGITSSIPPYASSALGAADITPMELTAAYTVFPNLGTHVEPYLITSITRNGALLEQHAPETTASLHPTIAYLTSSCLEGVIQRGTGVAARSIPLPLAGKTGTTNAYTDAWFVGYSPSYTVGVWVGNETKIPLGKRMPGAEAALPVWKSVMEYIAREGLEPVESFSVPPGLAFARIDRTTGLLASSSCPSVIQEAFLPGTQPTEICSDEWHRIIQLPYYLQFQFYEPKPGEIMGTEYTEKVRTLIEEGYFDEEKEGENH
- a CDS encoding patatin-like phospholipase family protein, which translates into the protein MLFKKHSAALALGGGGARGLAHIGVLRALEKLDIRPAFIAGTSMGAIVGSLYALGMDAYQIETHIKAFLKSDAYRRSGLSRLKRQENPSALGILGQRIRDRVMLHISLAKQSVFEQKRLIHAVEELVPDLTFDATVIPFVAVASDIATGRRIELDRGLLRDAILASSSIPGVFPPLRRNSMHLLDGCVTDVVPVMTARSRAREPVIAVHVGEGLAPMADDENIFETLQRSHQITSMELTRLHLERADLALTPEVTSIPWYDFEEIDSLIDRGEACAMDALPRWRESGFSSLLRRFRKR
- a CDS encoding glycosyltransferase family 2 protein — encoded protein: MAVSLVVVNYFSSRELARLLDSPHGCDEVIVVDHSESAGEAEALDSLPIDRLIVRNNSGYGDGLNHGVSRAKGDVVLLANPDLVFGKGATEALTSVVQNEKVGAAGPRFWWGTERNWLLPHAYDLSFRSEWMSRWMPRRNTLRYLTAQTKFWKTGKTIDCPVLSGAILAMRREVFTSLGGFDPKYFLFFEENDLARRLIRSGYRLKMVPEAEIHHGVGCSLGPSTYEDAHLQSLQRFRHLHFPLWYRLLYPHPPPEAGLAWKERSSVALHSEDVLLLSPHASFIPSAARLVREGDTLTALPPIPADQGSRFHLAVLSGSTLGYAGEIQVE
- a CDS encoding PIG-L family deacetylase yields the protein MEERNYVPYESSLLPGERFVVLAPHPDDEVLGAGGSMALLAAQGRKVHVHILTGGSEQGDPETRQSESRKAMETLGIDEPTFHDFPDRGLSSREGDLKELILSILHEENPDCLILPGPHEAHPDHRALAAVLLTLLHELRPGDRDFGLIRDLTLAFMEISLPQQINHLVDISSVIETKSRALALFSSQQAFRDYAEKMAGLNAYRSTTLLPPATHAEGFRVMAAGSAALHPLTDFFPQGLPFAPASPTISISLIIRTRNRLSLLEEALRSVSEAEAPPEQVIVVNDGGEDPGPVVSRFSTLPVEVISFPACRGRGVAANEGLRRSSQDAVAFLDDDDIVYPEHFQTLRRAMGHANVGVVYSDAVSTIHGWDDNGTPLPPERHLSYGRDFDPDLLLYDNYIPFHTLLIRRSLIDQSGLLREDLDLFEDWEFLIRLSSLTPFHHVRRVTCAYRHFRQGATLGVDPTSRQDFSRARCRVLELTREKRSPEVEERVVRRLRITLDQTREKLVEFEGELQYHRRTSEQLSREVHRLGSDLGQVSDALHRERGEWEKERLESRDQVVAVREELGEREEALKKLQLENSQHQDHLRAAFEEIERLNGILSQIYASRTWKLHTMAERLKGRKG
- a CDS encoding metallophosphoesterase, which gives rise to MRIAVISDSHDNLKAVERFQSHVTSHPPDLILHAGDIVAPFTARLFLEIAIPIRAVYGNNDGETGGLASLFTGIHSIQRPPFTGEFGGRKIFMVHDLATEGDLIRRECPDVVIHGHTHRLEMVRRDGCLYLNPGELGGWVTGKSTFMMLETENVSVEKVDLEVRP
- a CDS encoding aldehyde dehydrogenase family protein is translated as MTVEHPMILGGKEVLTGDLLPVVNPFTGETVACVHRAGEGEVESAITLAARGAEAMKALPLHRRSEILTGAAVRLKDKREHVARTISEEAGKPLRAARAEVDRAIFTFELGASEAGRVSGEILPLDLVPWGEGARAYVERFPIGTIVAITPFNFPLNLVAHKLSPAFASGNSVILKPSSETPVTSLVLAGLLYDAGLPPEALSVLPMASTLAPLLISDPRPAMVTFTGSPQVGWPLKGLAGKKKVTLELGGNAAVIVHHDWDVEDAVRKCIAGGYGYSGQSCISVQRIYIHADGYESFKSRLIQGVRALKSGDPMKEDTDVGPLITESAARSVEEMIREACSNGASLLTGGDRKGSMVEPAILEGVGKNQKIYRQEVFGPVTLLEPYEDFDRALAAVNDSDYGLQAGLFTRDAYRIRKAFECLEVGGLVVGQASAYRIDHQPYGGAKDSGFGREGVRYAMEEMTERKVLIVTT
- a CDS encoding SAM-dependent chlorinase/fluorinase produces the protein MSQPDGRHPPCPILTLLTDFGWRDSYVGEVKGVLLSSCPGIHLVDLSHDIPPGNIWHGAYVLARQLIHFPGEAVHLAVVDPGVGSERKVLMAHSRHGTIVAPDNGLLTFAMEWIPDLAIRWVVTPPSGQISPTFHGRDLFAPLAAKLASGEDLDGMTRPLDRPVRLSYEPPEKRGSCWTGTVLHIDHFGNVITDIPIKELRGACRIGPHVISAWARCFAEAESGSPFLYSGSGGTMEIALPGEPAHLRLSVSRGQKVILEL
- a CDS encoding DUF190 domain-containing protein translates to MKLPFEAFLLRIFVGESDRVEGRPLHEVIVEKARQRGLAGATVLRGFLGFGANSRIHTSKVLRLSEDLPIVIEIVDTGEKIEAFLPELDHIIHEGLVTMEKVRVIAYRHNPGKGDPS
- a CDS encoding CrcB family protein, which produces MVQKLAWLACAGALGTLTRYGLAGWTHRVLGSSFPWGTVVVNLTGCFLAGFLWTLFEHRWPVPSGTRTLILVGFMGAFTTFSAAILETGELIRSAEWLYAAANLLLQNGLGLIALLAGTVLARMV
- a CDS encoding 2-nitropropane dioxygenase — its product is MKIDKIHVTCPHCQARLTVDRETGDLLASEVSREKNKISLEDRLKALDSEKERSDEIFQQQMKALEDKDRLLEEKFKEAVKKSKESDPGKPIRDIDLD